A section of the Rhodobacteraceae bacterium M382 genome encodes:
- the flgK gene encoding flagellar hook-associated protein FlgK: MSITSTYNTALSGLSAARRSALTISDNLANALTPGYARRTTELVSQGDLFPGVRVAGVVRNVDPAVVSSRRGAEAELGGATAQAQFFDRMATLVGDPTSATSIGSRLAAFDGALIEAASLPHSPQRLDQAVAQAHDLASSLSDAAEGLRNMRTQADQSIATQVDKLNTALAEVQKLNVRITAAQSGGNDAAALMDQRDMLIDNINVMVPVKVVARDFGQVALYSDGGAILLDGQAAELKFTATRDTMPHMSVDNGLLSGLEINERPVRTDNMRGAIRGGTLAAQFEIRDELAVSAQDALDAAARDLVERFQDAALDSTVSVGAAGLFSDDGAAFDPANEVGISNRISVNAAVDPAQGGESWRLRAGLGASDPGDPGEARLLQAFGAALDAPRLMGSMLLGPGSMSADAVANSLLSHFASLDGRAEQSLGYASVLLTETQRIEQEQGVDTDAELQNLMLVEKAYAANARMLQTVDELMETLLRL, encoded by the coding sequence ATGAGTATCACATCGACATACAATACTGCGTTGAGCGGTCTTTCAGCCGCGCGTCGGTCTGCATTGACCATCTCCGACAATTTGGCCAATGCGTTGACGCCGGGGTATGCGCGGCGAACAACCGAACTGGTGTCGCAGGGCGATTTGTTCCCCGGCGTTCGCGTCGCCGGGGTGGTGCGCAATGTTGATCCCGCCGTCGTATCGTCCCGAAGGGGTGCTGAAGCGGAACTTGGCGGCGCGACGGCACAGGCACAGTTCTTTGACCGGATGGCAACATTGGTCGGAGACCCGACATCTGCGACCTCCATCGGCAGCCGCCTTGCTGCTTTCGATGGGGCGCTCATCGAAGCGGCGTCACTGCCACATTCACCGCAACGCCTGGATCAGGCAGTCGCGCAGGCACATGATCTCGCTTCGTCTCTTTCGGATGCAGCCGAGGGGTTGCGCAATATGCGTACACAGGCTGACCAATCCATCGCAACCCAAGTGGACAAGTTGAACACAGCCCTTGCCGAAGTTCAGAAGCTGAACGTTCGAATTACGGCCGCGCAATCCGGTGGAAATGATGCCGCGGCATTGATGGATCAACGCGACATGTTGATTGATAACATCAACGTCATGGTTCCTGTCAAAGTGGTTGCCCGAGATTTTGGCCAGGTTGCATTGTATTCGGATGGAGGGGCCATCCTGTTGGATGGTCAAGCCGCCGAGTTAAAGTTCACCGCGACGCGGGATACGATGCCGCATATGTCGGTCGACAACGGGTTGTTGTCTGGTCTGGAAATCAATGAACGCCCTGTTCGTACCGACAATATGCGCGGAGCAATTCGCGGGGGTACTCTGGCTGCTCAATTCGAAATTCGAGATGAGTTGGCAGTGTCGGCTCAGGACGCTTTGGACGCGGCGGCCCGGGATTTGGTCGAACGTTTCCAGGACGCAGCGCTGGATTCCACCGTTTCGGTCGGGGCAGCGGGTTTGTTTTCAGATGATGGAGCGGCGTTTGATCCTGCAAACGAGGTTGGGATTTCCAATCGGATTTCGGTGAATGCGGCTGTGGATCCGGCACAAGGCGGAGAAAGCTGGCGCCTGCGCGCGGGTTTGGGCGCGAGCGACCCGGGAGATCCAGGTGAGGCACGGTTGCTTCAGGCGTTTGGTGCTGCTCTGGATGCGCCTCGTCTCATGGGGTCCATGCTGTTGGGGCCAGGTTCCATGAGCGCAGACGCTGTGGCGAACAGTTTGCTCTCTCATTTTGCTTCGTTGGATGGCCGTGCAGAACAGTCGCTCGGGTATGCCTCTGTTCTGCTGACTGAAACCCAACGGATAGAACAGGAGCAGGGCGTGGATACGGACGCCGAACTGCAGAACCTGATGTTGGTCGAAAAGGCTTACGCCGCCAACGCACGGATGTTGCAAACCGTAGATGAACTGATGGAAACTTTGCTGAGGCTGTAA
- a CDS encoding flagellar hook-basal body complex protein, with translation MQQKGVSMTISSSLNAGISGLSANASRLASISDNIANSSTYGYKRVQTDFHSLVMSSSGGSYSAGGTRATTQRLISESGSLVSTSNATDLAVRGRGLLPVATLSDVNSGNGSPQMLLTTTGSFRTNSDGFLTSESGLVLMGWPAQADGTIPPFPRDTSDGLEPIQINVNQFSGEPTTRMTLGVNLPATDTEAGSAGVAQELSVEYFDNLGRSENIQVEFAPTIPATGSSNTWTMTLRDTASPGTVVGEYTLTFDDSRTSGGTLASVTTVSGGAYDATSGTMLVNVAGGPMEINIGQIGESDGITQLSDSFAPVSITKDGSPVGNMIGVEVDANGFVHANFDTGITRTIYKVPLIDMPNPNGMVALDQQTYMPSTDSGTFFLWDAGEGPTGDIVSYAREESAVDVAGELTAMIQTQRAYSSNAKVIQTVDEMLQETTNIKR, from the coding sequence ATGCAGCAGAAAGGCGTGTCCATGACCATTTCTTCTTCGCTGAACGCGGGTATTTCGGGCTTGTCCGCAAATGCTTCCCGATTGGCTTCGATTTCAGACAATATCGCGAATTCGTCAACCTATGGGTACAAACGCGTTCAGACAGATTTCCATTCACTTGTCATGTCATCCAGCGGCGGGTCGTATTCTGCCGGCGGGACCCGTGCAACGACACAGCGACTGATCAGCGAAAGCGGGTCGTTGGTGTCCACGTCGAATGCCACCGATTTGGCGGTTCGTGGACGTGGGTTGCTGCCTGTCGCGACGTTGAGCGACGTCAACAGCGGGAATGGATCCCCCCAGATGTTGCTGACCACAACCGGATCGTTTCGAACCAATTCCGACGGGTTTCTGACTTCGGAATCCGGTCTGGTGCTGATGGGGTGGCCTGCGCAGGCCGATGGAACCATTCCGCCGTTTCCACGGGACACGTCAGATGGGTTGGAACCCATTCAGATCAACGTGAACCAGTTTTCGGGCGAGCCCACGACACGCATGACTTTGGGAGTGAACCTGCCAGCAACTGATACCGAAGCGGGTTCCGCGGGAGTGGCGCAGGAGCTATCGGTCGAGTATTTTGACAACCTGGGCCGATCCGAGAACATTCAAGTCGAATTTGCGCCAACGATTCCCGCGACGGGTTCGTCCAATACCTGGACTATGACTTTGCGCGATACGGCATCGCCAGGCACCGTTGTCGGTGAATATACACTGACGTTTGATGACTCCCGAACTTCGGGTGGGACATTGGCGTCGGTCACGACGGTCTCGGGCGGGGCCTATGATGCGACCTCTGGGACCATGTTGGTCAACGTCGCGGGTGGACCGATGGAGATCAACATTGGTCAGATCGGGGAAAGTGACGGGATCACCCAACTGTCCGACAGCTTTGCACCAGTTTCCATCACCAAGGATGGGTCGCCAGTGGGCAACATGATTGGTGTCGAAGTGGACGCCAACGGGTTTGTGCACGCCAATTTTGACACAGGCATAACCCGGACGATCTACAAGGTGCCCCTAATCGACATGCCCAATCCCAACGGGATGGTGGCGTTGGATCAGCAGACCTATATGCCATCGACCGACAGCGGGACATTCTTCCTTTGGGACGCGGGTGAAGGACCGACCGGGGATATCGTATCCTACGCACGCGAAGAGTCTGCCGTCGATGTCGCGGGGGAACTGACCGCCATGATCCAGACACAGCGGGCCTATTCCTCGAACGCGAAGGTCATTCAGACCGTCGATGAAATGCTGCAGGAAACCACCAATATCAAGCGGTAA
- a CDS encoding GMC family oxidoreductase N-terminal domain-containing protein → MRFDYVIVGGGSAGCTLASRLSEDPKVSVCLLEAGGRGDGLMVRLPAAVIAMLPGRPKINNWAYQTVPQAGLNGRCGYQPRGKALGGSSAINAMLYVRGHRDDYDAWADLGCDGWSWDDVLPYFLKSENNAWGAGDAHGVTGPLQVSDQKSPRPISKAFVEAGQTLQIPYRREFNAGDTEGIGLFQVTQFHDPARNGERCSAAAAFLHPVMNRPNLTVLTRAHATRILFDGKRATGVAYRHNGREAQVEATGEVILCGGAFNSPQLLQLSGVGRPEDITPHGIDMVHDLPGVGQNLQDHLDFILAYKSRDKDTFGLTPGAGLQMIRHLLTWRRNGTGLMATPFAEGAAFLKTSPDLARPDIQLHFVIGIVDDHARKLHLGHGISCHTCVLYPHSRGRVGLSSADPQASPQIDPNYLSDPRDLDTLVKGVRLSRQIMQAAPLASRLHKELFVKGEPDNTELESHIRQRADTIYHPVGTCKMGRDDMAVVDPELRVRGMDGLRVVDASVMPRLVGGNTNAPTIMIAEKAADLIRGT, encoded by the coding sequence ATGCGATTTGACTATGTCATTGTTGGCGGTGGCTCGGCGGGGTGCACGCTGGCCAGTCGGCTGAGCGAAGACCCGAAGGTTTCGGTTTGCCTGCTCGAAGCGGGTGGGCGTGGAGACGGATTGATGGTGCGCCTGCCGGCTGCAGTCATCGCGATGCTGCCGGGGCGACCCAAAATCAACAATTGGGCTTATCAGACCGTGCCACAGGCCGGGTTGAACGGGCGGTGTGGATATCAACCGCGCGGCAAGGCGCTGGGGGGCTCCAGTGCGATAAACGCGATGTTGTATGTCCGCGGGCATCGCGATGATTATGACGCCTGGGCGGATCTCGGCTGTGACGGATGGAGCTGGGATGATGTGCTGCCCTATTTTCTTAAATCGGAAAACAATGCCTGGGGCGCAGGCGACGCGCATGGTGTGACCGGGCCACTGCAGGTCAGCGATCAGAAATCCCCCCGCCCGATTTCAAAAGCTTTTGTCGAGGCCGGGCAGACTCTCCAGATCCCGTATCGCCGCGAATTCAACGCAGGTGACACAGAAGGCATCGGCCTGTTCCAGGTCACTCAGTTTCATGATCCGGCGCGCAATGGGGAACGATGTTCAGCGGCCGCGGCTTTTTTGCATCCCGTGATGAACCGGCCCAATCTGACGGTTCTGACCCGGGCCCATGCGACCCGTATCCTGTTTGATGGCAAACGCGCGACAGGTGTCGCCTATCGACACAACGGCCGAGAGGCACAAGTGGAAGCCACCGGCGAAGTGATCCTGTGTGGCGGTGCGTTCAATTCGCCACAGCTGCTGCAATTGTCCGGTGTCGGGCGGCCCGAAGATATCACGCCGCACGGAATCGACATGGTTCATGATCTGCCAGGTGTTGGGCAGAACCTGCAGGATCACCTGGATTTCATCCTGGCCTACAAGAGCAGAGACAAAGACACCTTTGGCCTGACACCAGGCGCTGGGCTGCAGATGATCCGTCACCTACTGACCTGGCGTCGCAATGGTACCGGGTTGATGGCGACCCCGTTTGCCGAAGGGGCAGCATTTTTGAAAACGTCACCCGATCTGGCACGTCCCGATATCCAGCTGCATTTCGTCATCGGAATCGTAGATGACCATGCGCGCAAGCTGCATCTGGGCCACGGGATCAGCTGTCACACCTGTGTGCTTTACCCACACTCCCGCGGGCGTGTGGGTCTAAGCTCGGCGGACCCGCAGGCATCGCCGCAAATCGACCCGAACTACTTGTCCGACCCAAGAGATCTGGACACCCTTGTCAAAGGAGTGCGCCTGTCGCGCCAGATCATGCAGGCCGCGCCGTTGGCATCCCGGTTGCACAAAGAGCTGTTCGTAAAGGGGGAACCGGACAATACTGAACTCGAATCCCATATTCGACAACGGGCCGATACGATCTATCATCCTGTCGGAACCTGCAAAATGGGGCGCGACGACATGGCCGTTGTCGATCCTGAATTGCGGGTGCGTGGAATGGATGGGCTGCGCGTGGTTGATGCGTCAGTCATGCCTCGCCTGGTCGGGGGAAATACAAATGCGCCGACGATCATGATTGCCGAAAAGGCAGCAGACCTGATCCGGGGAACCTGA
- a CDS encoding long-chain-fatty-acid--CoA ligase has protein sequence MLGKMMHKQLTISSLLEHAGRYHGDTTVTSVETSGETVHSNWGEVEANARKLASALKRLGLAQQDCAATIAWNNRRHLEIYFGVAGGGFICHTINPRLFPEQLIYIINHAEDKVLFIDATFVPAVAKLRPHLPNLRHVILMGARDDTAAQQIDGLLFYDELLAGEPDDCIWPEIDENLPSSLCYTSGTTGHPKGVQYTHRTNVLHTLGGNQPDGLGLAARDTVMMVVPMFHANAWGAPYVAAAVGCKVVLPGPHLDGVSLANLIDSEQVTVSLGVPTIWMGLLQGLEETGSKAESLERTIVGGSALPTVMIPTFRDKYGVELIHAWGMTETSPLGTLNQLLQKHDDLSVAERSAIREGQGRPPYGVELRLVDDAGTTLPEDGETQGNLQIRGHWIVDTYFKSENSALTDDGWFDTGDVATIDADGYLIIRDRSKDIIKSGGEWISTVELEDIAVGHPKIANAAAIAAKHPKWDERPVIIAVKAAGEEVSEAEVLAIYDGKVASWQVPDKVIFVSELPLGGTGKVLKNKLREQFGDVLVKA, from the coding sequence ATGCTTGGCAAGATGATGCACAAACAGCTGACGATCAGTTCGCTATTGGAACATGCCGGTCGCTATCATGGAGATACGACGGTGACGTCGGTCGAAACATCTGGTGAAACGGTCCACTCCAACTGGGGCGAAGTCGAAGCGAATGCGCGTAAATTGGCGTCGGCGCTGAAACGACTGGGGTTAGCGCAGCAGGATTGTGCAGCGACGATTGCCTGGAACAATCGGCGCCATCTGGAAATCTATTTTGGCGTCGCTGGCGGCGGCTTCATTTGTCACACGATCAATCCACGCCTGTTTCCCGAACAGCTGATTTACATCATCAATCATGCCGAAGATAAGGTGTTGTTTATTGACGCGACCTTTGTTCCAGCGGTGGCCAAGCTCAGGCCGCATTTACCCAATCTGCGTCATGTGATCCTGATGGGGGCACGGGATGATACAGCGGCCCAGCAGATCGACGGGTTATTGTTTTACGATGAACTGCTTGCGGGCGAGCCTGATGATTGCATCTGGCCCGAGATTGACGAAAATCTGCCGTCCAGCCTGTGTTATACGTCTGGCACAACAGGCCACCCCAAAGGCGTGCAATACACCCACCGAACCAATGTCCTGCATACATTGGGCGGCAACCAACCTGATGGCTTGGGGCTGGCTGCGCGCGACACCGTGATGATGGTTGTGCCGATGTTCCACGCCAATGCCTGGGGTGCACCCTATGTTGCGGCAGCTGTCGGCTGCAAAGTTGTCCTGCCGGGTCCGCATCTGGATGGGGTCAGCCTGGCAAATCTGATCGATTCCGAACAGGTTACTGTGTCGCTGGGTGTTCCGACCATCTGGATGGGACTTCTACAGGGACTGGAGGAGACCGGGTCCAAGGCCGAAAGCCTGGAACGCACGATTGTCGGTGGTTCCGCGTTGCCGACCGTGATGATTCCGACCTTCCGCGACAAATACGGGGTCGAGCTGATCCACGCCTGGGGAATGACGGAAACCAGCCCGTTGGGCACATTGAACCAGTTGCTGCAGAAACACGATGATCTGAGCGTGGCGGAACGGAGCGCGATCCGCGAAGGTCAGGGACGTCCGCCCTATGGAGTCGAGCTGCGACTGGTGGATGATGCCGGTACAACCCTGCCGGAAGATGGCGAAACCCAGGGCAATCTACAGATCCGGGGTCATTGGATTGTCGATACCTATTTCAAGTCCGAAAACAGCGCTTTGACTGATGATGGCTGGTTTGACACGGGCGATGTGGCCACGATTGACGCCGATGGGTATCTGATTATCCGTGATCGGTCCAAGGACATCATCAAGTCCGGAGGTGAATGGATATCGACCGTTGAATTGGAAGACATCGCCGTTGGCCACCCCAAGATCGCCAACGCGGCCGCGATTGCTGCAAAACACCCGAAATGGGACGAACGCCCTGTGATTATTGCGGTCAAGGCGGCCGGAGAAGAGGTCAGTGAGGCAGAGGTTCTTGCCATATATGACGGGAAAGTCGCCAGTTGGCAGGTTCCGGACAAGGTGATTTTTGTGTCCGAACTACCGCTTGGGGGGACCGGAAAAGTGCTCAAGAACAAGTTGCGCGAACAGTTCGGGGATGTTCTGGTCAAAGCGTGA
- a CDS encoding flagellar biosynthesis protein FlgL yields the protein MLRTQSTSLKAQISTLTEELATGQITDAGSRTGGDFSYLSDIERNVSLLNSYGLAASEAALFTGAAQQHLEQLQDLMSGFSATLATTRQSTQPSAREHAALEAKSGLDKAIATLNGSIGGRRLFSGTATDQPPLQDTETLLAELKAEVAGLTTTTDIRQAVKDWFSDPSGFDAMMYQGSDQPLAAMQIGANESVTMSIKADDAEFREILQTLVLPVLAMEADLGFSSSVQTGLIHSALDDSMNSEGHITAVRADLGFAEARIEEVNTRNTAAQTSLEFARNQLLAADPYETAVKLQETQFQLESLYSVTARSSRLSLLSYL from the coding sequence ATGTTGCGTACGCAAAGCACCAGCCTCAAGGCACAGATATCAACACTGACCGAAGAACTGGCGACTGGGCAGATCACAGATGCCGGTTCTCGAACGGGGGGCGATTTTTCGTATCTGTCCGATATCGAACGGAACGTATCTCTGCTCAACAGCTATGGGCTTGCGGCGTCCGAAGCGGCGCTGTTTACCGGGGCTGCACAACAGCATCTGGAACAGCTACAGGATCTGATGTCCGGGTTTTCAGCGACGTTGGCAACCACCAGACAAAGCACGCAACCTTCGGCACGAGAACATGCGGCGCTTGAGGCCAAGTCTGGCCTGGACAAGGCAATTGCCACATTGAACGGGTCAATCGGTGGTCGTCGGTTGTTTTCGGGGACGGCAACGGATCAACCGCCCTTGCAGGATACCGAAACCCTGTTGGCTGAGCTGAAAGCCGAGGTCGCCGGTCTGACCACAACGACGGATATCCGCCAGGCTGTGAAGGATTGGTTTTCCGACCCAAGCGGATTTGATGCCATGATGTATCAAGGGTCGGATCAACCGTTGGCTGCCATGCAGATCGGGGCCAATGAAAGCGTCACAATGTCGATCAAAGCGGATGACGCCGAGTTTCGCGAGATCTTGCAGACTTTGGTATTGCCGGTGTTAGCAATGGAAGCCGACTTGGGGTTTTCCAGTTCGGTCCAGACTGGTCTGATCCACAGCGCGCTAGATGATTCCATGAACAGCGAAGGCCACATAACAGCAGTCCGGGCTGATCTAGGATTTGCAGAGGCGCGGATCGAAGAGGTAAACACCAGAAATACAGCCGCACAGACCAGCCTGGAATTTGCACGCAATCAGCTCCTGGCAGCGGACCCCTACGAGACAGCCGTCAAATTGCAGGAAACTCAATTTCAGCTCGAAAGCCTCTATTCTGTTACGGCGCGCTCGTCCCGTCTGTCATTGTTGAGCTATTTGTGA
- a CDS encoding OmpA family protein: MSAQSNAAPIIIKRKKVSGGDGHHGGAWKVAYADFVTAMMAFFMLMWLLNATTEKQRKGLADYFSPDIPISRTSAGGDGAFGGTSPFAEDIQTQMGTGASDRNPTVSNQSQGQFGVLREGQELALEKDLKTIEEALQGRGGESLISTEMAKHIVTRVTDEGLIIELFDTDDARLFHKDTSRPTELYQSLTRVVAQLSQRVTNAIAVNGFTQSHPVVLAENPVWALSTTRAGKTRELLESNGVQPRRIHRVTGHADRKPAVNNPMATRNNRIEITLLRN, translated from the coding sequence ATGAGCGCGCAAAGCAATGCGGCGCCCATCATCATCAAGAGGAAAAAGGTCAGTGGTGGCGATGGTCACCATGGTGGCGCGTGGAAAGTCGCTTATGCGGACTTTGTGACGGCCATGATGGCATTCTTCATGTTGATGTGGCTGTTGAACGCAACGACGGAAAAACAAAGAAAAGGTCTGGCGGACTATTTTTCGCCGGACATACCGATCAGTCGAACATCGGCAGGCGGGGACGGTGCCTTTGGTGGAACCAGCCCGTTTGCTGAGGACATCCAGACCCAGATGGGGACCGGGGCGTCCGATCGCAATCCAACAGTGTCGAACCAATCTCAGGGGCAGTTTGGCGTGTTGCGCGAGGGGCAGGAACTCGCGCTTGAAAAGGACCTCAAGACCATTGAAGAGGCCCTGCAGGGGCGCGGAGGCGAAAGCCTGATCAGCACCGAGATGGCCAAACACATTGTGACGCGTGTGACGGACGAAGGGTTGATTATCGAATTGTTTGACACCGATGATGCCCGGCTGTTCCACAAGGATACCTCCAGGCCGACTGAGTTGTATCAGTCGCTGACGCGTGTGGTTGCGCAATTGTCGCAAAGGGTGACCAATGCAATTGCGGTCAATGGTTTCACGCAATCCCATCCTGTGGTTCTCGCAGAAAATCCGGTTTGGGCATTGTCTACTACCAGGGCTGGGAAGACCCGTGAGCTTCTCGAATCTAACGGGGTCCAGCCGCGAAGAATTCATCGGGTGACGGGACATGCTGATCGCAAGCCCGCAGTGAACAACCCGATGGCGACCCGGAACAATCGTATCGAAATCACTTTGTTACGCAATTGA
- a CDS encoding ArsJ-associated glyceraldehyde-3-phosphate dehydrogenase: MTTYAINGMGRMGKLAIRPLLERGAKIAFINDAMGDPEMHALLLEFDTVHGHWDAEFGHDADSITINGARIPVCRTDRLEDLPLDGVDVMIDCTGAFKTEAKLTPYFTAGVKKVVVSAPVKDGPTANIVMGVNEDIYNPAQHRIVTAASCTTNCLAPVVKVLHEGLGIKHGSMTTIHDVTNTQTIVDRPAKDLRRARSAMNSLIPTTSGSATAIMLIFPELTGKLNGHAVRVPLLNASLTDCVFEVERETTAEEVNELFRVASEGALKGILGYETRPLVSCDYVNDARSTIIDAPSTMVVNGTQVKIYAWYDNEWGYAHRLADVALMVGDSL; encoded by the coding sequence ATGACAACCTATGCCATCAACGGAATGGGCCGGATGGGCAAGCTGGCCATTCGGCCGCTGCTGGAACGCGGTGCCAAGATTGCGTTCATCAACGACGCGATGGGTGATCCGGAAATGCACGCTTTGTTGTTGGAATTCGACACTGTGCATGGGCATTGGGATGCCGAGTTCGGCCATGACGCAGACAGCATCACAATCAATGGTGCCCGCATCCCAGTGTGCCGGACCGACAGGTTGGAGGATCTGCCGCTGGATGGTGTGGATGTGATGATAGACTGCACGGGTGCCTTCAAGACGGAAGCCAAGCTGACACCGTATTTTACCGCTGGTGTAAAAAAGGTCGTGGTTTCGGCTCCGGTAAAGGACGGTCCGACGGCGAACATCGTGATGGGGGTCAACGAAGACATCTATAACCCGGCGCAACATCGGATCGTAACCGCTGCCAGCTGTACCACCAACTGTCTGGCCCCGGTGGTCAAGGTGTTGCACGAAGGGTTAGGGATCAAACATGGGTCCATGACCACGATTCACGATGTGACCAATACGCAAACCATCGTCGATCGCCCCGCCAAGGACCTGCGCCGGGCCCGATCAGCGATGAATTCTCTGATCCCGACAACCTCCGGATCAGCCACCGCGATCATGCTGATCTTTCCGGAACTGACTGGCAAGCTGAACGGTCATGCTGTGCGGGTGCCGCTGCTGAACGCTTCGCTGACCGATTGTGTGTTCGAGGTCGAGCGCGAAACCACTGCCGAAGAAGTGAATGAGCTGTTCCGGGTGGCATCCGAAGGCGCATTGAAAGGCATTCTGGGGTATGAGACCCGGCCGCTGGTCAGTTGTGATTATGTCAATGACGCGCGTTCGACGATCATTGACGCGCCGTCGACCATGGTCGTGAACGGTACACAGGTAAAGATTTACGCCTGGTATGACAACGAATGGGGGTATGCACATCGGCTGGCAGACGTGGCCCTGATGGTAGGCGACAGCCTCTGA
- the arsJ gene encoding organoarsenical effux MFS transporter ArsJ: MTENNPTPPEGLSAYIAVTAAYWAFMLTDGALRMLVLLHFHTLGFSPVQLAYLFVLYEIAGVVTNLSAGWIAARFGLTSTLYAGLGLQIAALLALAQLDPKWAVASSVIFVMLVQGASGVAKDLAKMSSKSAVKLLAPSEGDGLFRWVALLTGSKNAVKGLGFLLGAGLLAVAGFVPGILAMAAVLGVILVIVVLRMPGGLSTRRKDAKFKEVFSRNPNVNWLSFARVFLFGARDVWFVVGIPIYFYAALSDGSEAGNRTTFFLIGSFMAVWIILYGAVQAATPQVLRVRERGVAAMVPEAARWAAMLAIVPAALAVLVWWAGEPTLWLTLVLVGGLLVFGALFAVNSALHSFLILAFTSDKRVTMDVGFYYMANAAGRLLGTVLSGLSYQLGGLPLCLGIAAAMVGLSSLGARRLAT, encoded by the coding sequence ATGACCGAAAATAATCCCACGCCGCCTGAGGGCCTTTCGGCCTATATCGCCGTAACCGCCGCCTATTGGGCCTTCATGCTGACCGACGGCGCATTGCGCATGTTGGTCTTGCTGCATTTTCACACACTGGGCTTTTCACCGGTACAATTGGCCTATTTGTTCGTCCTGTATGAAATCGCCGGAGTCGTAACGAACCTGAGCGCCGGTTGGATCGCAGCGCGGTTTGGGTTGACCTCGACGCTCTATGCCGGGCTTGGTTTGCAGATCGCAGCGCTGCTGGCGCTGGCGCAGCTGGATCCGAAATGGGCCGTCGCAAGTTCGGTGATCTTTGTGATGTTGGTCCAGGGCGCATCGGGCGTTGCCAAAGACCTGGCCAAGATGAGCTCGAAATCCGCAGTCAAGCTGTTGGCCCCATCAGAAGGTGACGGTTTGTTTCGTTGGGTCGCTCTGCTGACCGGGTCCAAGAACGCAGTCAAAGGGTTGGGGTTTCTGCTGGGTGCCGGGCTGTTGGCGGTGGCCGGGTTTGTGCCTGGAATTCTGGCGATGGCCGCTGTTCTGGGGGTCATCCTGGTCATCGTGGTCTTGCGAATGCCGGGCGGTCTGTCGACAAGGCGCAAGGATGCCAAGTTCAAAGAGGTGTTTTCCAGAAACCCAAATGTGAACTGGCTCAGTTTTGCCCGGGTGTTCCTGTTCGGGGCGCGTGATGTGTGGTTTGTGGTCGGCATTCCAATATATTTTTATGCGGCACTGTCAGACGGGAGCGAGGCCGGCAACCGAACGACATTCTTTTTGATTGGCAGTTTCATGGCGGTGTGGATCATCCTGTACGGCGCAGTGCAGGCCGCAACGCCCCAGGTGCTGCGCGTGCGCGAACGTGGTGTTGCTGCGATGGTCCCCGAAGCTGCGCGGTGGGCAGCCATGTTGGCGATTGTCCCAGCAGCGTTGGCTGTTCTTGTGTGGTGGGCGGGGGAACCGACGCTTTGGTTGACGCTGGTACTGGTCGGCGGATTGCTGGTGTTCGGGGCGCTCTTTGCCGTGAATTCGGCGCTGCATTCGTTTTTGATCCTGGCCTTTACCAGCGACAAACGAGTCACAATGGATGTCGGGTTCTATTATATGGCGAACGCAGCTGGCCGGTTGCTGGGGACGGTGCTGTCCGGCCTGTCCTATCAACTGGGCGGGTTGCCTCTGTGTCTGGGTATAGCGGCCGCGATGGTGGGGCTCAGCAGCCTGGGTGCGCGACGGTTGGCGACCTGA